The following proteins come from a genomic window of Paenibacillus spongiae:
- a CDS encoding zinc ribbon domain-containing protein — protein sequence MSDDDFPNADSAQEEQGFETITADDGGNSSLGVEELLAENFKCSKCGGEECSVQEVAMTGTGLSKLLDIQHHHYLYVSCENCGFVEIYNPDVLRRMKSGTMGTVLDTFFG from the coding sequence GTGTCTGACGATGATTTTCCAAATGCGGATTCGGCGCAAGAGGAGCAGGGCTTTGAGACGATTACGGCGGATGACGGCGGGAACAGCTCTCTCGGCGTGGAGGAACTTCTGGCTGAGAACTTCAAATGCTCCAAATGCGGCGGTGAAGAGTGCAGCGTCCAAGAAGTCGCGATGACGGGTACGGGCTTGAGCAAGCTGCTTGATATTCAGCATCATCACTATTTGTATGTATCCTGCGAGAACTGCGGATTTGTTGAAATATACAATCCTGACGTGCTTCGGCGTATGAAGTCGGGAACCATGGGAACGGTCTTGGACACGTTCTTCGGATAG
- a CDS encoding HAD family hydrolase: MLKLEAKLEGADQMKIRAVLFDLFETLITEFASGKRKSNRSYDYQALLGLSNEDYKKEWRARQEQRMSGFFPDYRAVLKDILLARSLPYHDSVVNTLYEERVREKQLPFQSVEPDIKRLLDSLKNRKLKLALVSNCTEEEVKYWQDSGLAAYFDTVIFSYEAGCAKPDQRIYELACSRLAVRADECFFVGDGGSNELEGAERAGLNPLHATWFNTFIESKYKKLTHPNELLQELD, translated from the coding sequence GTGTTGAAACTTGAAGCCAAATTAGAAGGGGCCGATCAGATGAAGATTCGAGCCGTTCTCTTTGATTTATTTGAAACCTTGATAACCGAATTTGCATCTGGAAAGCGAAAGTCCAACCGCAGCTATGATTACCAGGCTCTGCTCGGATTGTCGAATGAAGATTATAAGAAGGAGTGGCGGGCAAGGCAGGAGCAGCGAATGTCCGGATTTTTCCCGGATTACAGAGCCGTCCTTAAAGACATATTGCTCGCGCGTTCGTTACCTTATCATGATTCCGTTGTGAATACGTTGTATGAAGAGCGGGTCCGCGAGAAGCAGCTCCCGTTTCAGTCGGTAGAGCCCGATATTAAGCGGTTACTGGACAGTTTGAAGAACCGGAAGCTGAAGCTTGCTCTAGTTAGCAATTGCACCGAAGAAGAAGTGAAATACTGGCAGGATAGCGGGCTTGCCGCGTATTTCGATACGGTTATTTTCTCCTATGAAGCCGGTTGTGCCAAACCGGATCAACGCATCTATGAGCTGGCTTGTTCCAGACTTGCCGTGCGGGCGGATGAATGCTTCTTTGTTGGCGATGGCGGCTCGAATGAGCTCGAAGGAGCCGAACGCGCAGGGTTGAATCCGCTTCATGCAACCTGGTTTAATACCTTCATCGAATCCAAGTACAAGAAGCTGACGCATCCGAATGAATTGCTTCAGGAGTTGGATTGA
- a CDS encoding DinB family protein, which translates to MTDKDRIYLIADITGYPPQISRLLSMMNYARHTTLQAVHGLKAEQLDALIDEDSNSIGALLLHMAAVETAYQAQTFEDRELTEDEMAEWGPALQLGEEGRRAIRGHDLDYYLQRLSDVRNRTLDLFRTVPDEWLEQEEDFWYNKPANYYFMWYHVFEDEINHRGQIRFIRKRIHSAE; encoded by the coding sequence ATGACAGATAAAGACAGGATTTATTTAATAGCCGATATAACGGGATATCCCCCGCAGATTAGCCGGCTGCTCTCCATGATGAATTACGCTCGCCATACTACCCTTCAAGCCGTTCACGGGTTGAAGGCCGAACAATTGGACGCCTTGATTGACGAGGACAGCAATTCGATAGGAGCCTTATTGCTGCATATGGCTGCCGTTGAGACGGCGTATCAAGCGCAGACCTTCGAAGACCGAGAATTGACTGAAGACGAGATGGCGGAGTGGGGACCTGCCCTGCAATTGGGTGAAGAAGGCCGGCGAGCAATCCGCGGTCATGATCTGGATTATTACCTGCAGCGGTTAAGTGATGTCCGCAACCGAACCTTGGATTTATTCAGAACGGTACCGGACGAATGGCTTGAACAGGAAGAAGACTTCTGGTATAACAAGCCGGCCAACTATTATTTCATGTGGTACCATGTGTTTGAGGATGAGATTAATCATAGAGGGCAAATACGCTTCATACGCAAAAGGATTCATTCGGCGGAGTAA
- a CDS encoding sugar phosphate isomerase/epimerase, with product MNRFLIGQYGMFDDKKYKRDFKRAFYGIEACLFEREEDFNKLIRESEAHSFQIGIHFPLRAGRAPLRDALFLSQDEAVREAAFELVHQELAYLAAAKPAYILFHYPKPVLLDHRVDWSAWRFADPAEYVYDTDYTYAEFTEKSDRLFQWLSDRSQEYDFVPVLEFDALHEYVYRTNLLEELLAKYPRIKLCLDTGRLFLQDKCDPFFDARHVIRKFARYAEVIHLWNLQFTDRIEHYHYPVLPEQSPEEGWAPIEAYLTIIREENNHVKIQFEHRSDLIRDDDLERCYAWVDQLLSRS from the coding sequence ATGAACCGTTTTTTAATCGGTCAGTACGGGATGTTCGATGACAAGAAGTATAAACGGGATTTCAAGCGTGCGTTCTATGGTATCGAAGCGTGTCTGTTCGAGCGGGAAGAGGATTTCAACAAGCTAATCAGGGAGTCGGAGGCGCATTCGTTTCAAATCGGCATTCATTTTCCGCTTCGGGCAGGGCGGGCTCCGCTGAGGGATGCGCTCTTCTTATCCCAGGATGAGGCTGTCAGAGAAGCCGCCTTCGAATTAGTCCATCAAGAATTGGCTTATTTGGCCGCAGCCAAGCCTGCCTATATCTTATTTCACTATCCCAAGCCTGTCCTGTTGGATCATCGGGTAGATTGGAGCGCCTGGCGGTTCGCCGATCCGGCTGAGTATGTGTATGACACGGATTACACATATGCGGAATTTACCGAGAAGAGCGACCGTCTCTTTCAATGGCTATCCGACCGAAGCCAAGAGTATGATTTTGTACCCGTATTGGAGTTCGACGCTCTTCACGAATACGTGTATCGAACGAACCTCCTGGAAGAGCTTCTGGCCAAATACCCCCGTATCAAACTGTGTTTGGATACAGGGCGATTGTTTCTGCAGGACAAGTGCGACCCTTTCTTCGACGCTCGGCACGTAATCAGGAAATTTGCGCGTTATGCGGAGGTCATTCACTTATGGAATCTCCAGTTTACGGACAGAATCGAGCACTATCATTACCCGGTCTTGCCCGAACAGTCTCCCGAGGAGGGCTGGGCTCCGATTGAAGCGTACTTGACGATCATACGAGAAGAAAACAATCACGTGAAGATTCAATTCGAGCATCGGTCCGATCTCATTCGTGATGATGATCTGGAGCGATGCTACGCCTGGGTAGATCAATTATTGAGCCGTTCATGA
- a CDS encoding HAD-IA family hydrolase, whose protein sequence is MKPQLILDIAGVLVSNLSSDYWGELAHAAGIRVENFKQRFNEEIKADLWTGRIDEGEFWAWVKKHWPAVDIHQAQLSLSKHLVRLPAYEYLPQWSEAAEIHLLSNHRHEWLAPHLEGIERYLTSMTISSVAGCRKPDPVIYERVQAKLNPHAPALFVDDQERNLEPARSIGWRTLAADESGEWIAQVEAYLQGTLSIPTE, encoded by the coding sequence ATGAAACCGCAGCTTATATTGGATATTGCAGGCGTTCTTGTATCGAATCTCTCATCGGACTATTGGGGGGAGCTAGCCCATGCTGCCGGCATCCGAGTGGAGAACTTCAAACAGAGATTCAATGAGGAAATAAAGGCGGATCTCTGGACCGGGCGAATCGATGAGGGCGAGTTCTGGGCGTGGGTTAAGAAGCATTGGCCTGCTGTAGACATTCATCAAGCGCAGCTGTCATTAAGCAAACATCTCGTGCGCTTGCCTGCATATGAATATTTACCCCAGTGGAGTGAGGCTGCCGAGATTCATCTATTGAGCAATCATCGACATGAATGGTTGGCCCCACATCTTGAAGGAATTGAGCGCTATTTAACGAGCATGACGATTTCCAGTGTAGCGGGCTGCCGCAAGCCTGATCCCGTCATCTATGAGCGGGTTCAAGCCAAGTTGAATCCGCATGCTCCTGCGCTGTTTGTCGACGACCAGGAGCGAAATTTGGAGCCGGCGCGCAGCATAGGCTGGCGTACGTTGGCTGCCGACGAATCCGGGGAGTGGATTGCTCAAGTCGAAGCGTATTTGCAAGGCACTCTCTCGATTCCAACTGAATAA
- a CDS encoding NUDIX hydrolase yields the protein MMISYASQSGLFQFRAASIVLYHNKILLQRASANERWFIPGGRVEFGETAEQTIDREMLEEFGVPILEKKLVWIIENLIEFQNKKVHEIAMYFAVRLQEDHPILQHEGEFLGFEEEYVNRWVDLSDLDELEIVPEFVVPELKALDLAQGVKHIVNRGVRNYSIS from the coding sequence ATGATGATCTCTTATGCGAGTCAGTCGGGATTATTTCAATTCAGGGCGGCCAGTATCGTACTGTACCATAATAAGATTCTTCTGCAGCGTGCATCCGCGAATGAACGTTGGTTCATACCAGGAGGGCGAGTCGAATTCGGCGAAACCGCCGAGCAAACTATCGACCGCGAAATGCTCGAAGAATTCGGGGTGCCGATTCTCGAGAAGAAGCTTGTTTGGATAATAGAGAATTTAATTGAATTTCAGAATAAGAAGGTCCATGAAATCGCGATGTACTTTGCCGTCAGGCTGCAAGAGGATCATCCGATCCTGCAGCATGAGGGTGAATTTCTGGGTTTCGAAGAGGAATATGTCAATCGATGGGTAGATCTGAGCGATTTGGATGAACTGGAGATTGTGCCGGAATTTGTGGTGCCCGAGCTTAAGGCGTTGGATCTCGCTCAGGGAGTCAAGCATATCGTTAATCGAGGCGTTAGGAACTATTCGATCTCTTAG
- a CDS encoding NUDIX hydrolase, protein MFLVNSRAIIERIFNGREEMVVQTRNKPGGLERIELPGGRIEPYESFLHALIREVKEETGLDVVEIEGQDARIDTVGMNPEFEVECVQPFGAYQTTKGPFDSVGLYFRCKAEGELLEIGDDTKNIRWVSVEEVQRLMNEDPLQFSDVDRAGILFYLNNRG, encoded by the coding sequence ATGTTTCTAGTCAATTCCCGCGCTATTATTGAGCGGATATTCAATGGCAGAGAAGAGATGGTCGTTCAAACTCGGAACAAGCCGGGCGGGCTTGAGCGGATTGAACTCCCCGGAGGGCGGATCGAACCGTATGAATCGTTCTTGCATGCGTTAATCAGGGAAGTCAAGGAAGAAACGGGTCTTGATGTCGTAGAAATCGAAGGCCAGGATGCGAGGATCGATACGGTCGGCATGAATCCGGAATTTGAAGTGGAATGTGTCCAGCCGTTCGGAGCTTATCAGACGACCAAGGGCCCATTCGATTCTGTAGGGTTATATTTTCGCTGCAAGGCAGAGGGCGAGCTATTGGAAATCGGCGACGATACGAAAAATATTCGTTGGGTTTCAGTAGAAGAAGTACAACGGTTAATGAATGAGGATCCCCTGCAATTTTCCGATGTGGACCGGGCGGGAATTCTATTCTATCTCAACAATAGAGGGTGA
- a CDS encoding class I SAM-dependent methyltransferase — protein sequence MNMISREQHYLLDSVVKWFNKPDQVDHYVDEIPQGPTPAEKALLEQLPPPCSVLDAGCGAGRISVWLAQQGYKVTGVDVSLALIEQARLALPDRVQVDYRHLSTFHYPFPDNSFDAIICFKVLCYIPTKELRNQYLDHLYRMLNPGGTCLLTQYIVPEDCIGDAVDEDYMNSPASKFQIIERGDCFPLSEGYVRWFTESDLEEELRDSPFRIAFNLSDEHHGGSGFMRLIILEKQV from the coding sequence ATGAACATGATTTCAAGGGAACAGCACTATTTGCTCGATTCTGTCGTGAAGTGGTTTAATAAACCCGATCAAGTCGACCATTACGTGGATGAAATCCCGCAAGGCCCTACACCAGCCGAGAAGGCACTATTGGAGCAATTACCGCCGCCTTGTTCCGTATTGGATGCCGGATGCGGGGCCGGAAGAATCTCGGTATGGCTGGCGCAGCAAGGGTACAAGGTTACGGGAGTAGACGTTAGTCTAGCATTGATTGAGCAGGCCAGGCTGGCGCTGCCCGATAGGGTTCAGGTTGATTACAGGCATCTTAGCACGTTTCATTACCCTTTCCCGGACAACAGCTTTGACGCAATCATTTGCTTCAAGGTGCTGTGTTATATTCCTACGAAGGAGCTTCGCAACCAGTATTTGGATCATCTATACCGCATGTTGAATCCTGGCGGCACATGCTTGCTCACGCAGTATATTGTCCCCGAGGACTGCATCGGCGACGCGGTTGACGAGGATTACATGAATTCACCGGCGTCCAAATTTCAAATTATAGAGCGCGGCGATTGTTTTCCTTTATCTGAAGGTTACGTGCGCTGGTTTACCGAGTCCGATCTGGAAGAAGAATTAAGAGATTCCCCATTTAGGATCGCGTTCAACCTGAGCGACGAACATCACGGTGGTTCTGGATTCATGAGATTGATTATATTGGAGAAACAGGTATAG
- a CDS encoding GyrI-like domain-containing protein has product MSNPLGKGAAGEVELVQLGELKMVGIPVIVSFKDGDFGKIGQTKQLFLARKGEIKHTVHSECYWAPWYSCEVMFTYFYCLEVSELADIPEGMLGFTIPKGTYTKVRYEGPHPADPDPYAVLAAYRQEHHMSAKADGMVLEKYPFDKDSILQWLSTEVYGPVTLQS; this is encoded by the coding sequence TTGAGCAATCCGTTAGGCAAGGGCGCAGCCGGGGAGGTTGAGCTGGTCCAACTGGGTGAATTGAAGATGGTCGGCATTCCGGTCATCGTTTCGTTCAAGGATGGGGATTTCGGCAAAATAGGGCAGACCAAGCAGCTGTTCCTAGCACGTAAAGGAGAAATCAAGCACACCGTGCATTCCGAGTGCTACTGGGCGCCGTGGTATAGCTGCGAAGTGATGTTCACTTACTTTTATTGTCTGGAAGTCAGTGAATTAGCGGATATTCCGGAAGGAATGCTAGGCTTCACGATACCTAAGGGGACGTATACCAAGGTGCGCTACGAAGGCCCGCATCCCGCGGATCCGGATCCTTATGCGGTTCTGGCTGCGTACAGGCAGGAGCATCATATGTCCGCTAAGGCTGATGGAATGGTACTGGAGAAGTATCCGTTCGATAAGGATTCGATACTGCAATGGTTATCCACGGAGGTATACGGTCCTGTTACGCTTCAGAGTTGA
- a CDS encoding GNAT family N-acetyltransferase, protein MTTGEVIIHEIHSLGPDIRQELAKLLIQAVEDGASLGFLSPLSDEDAMNYWEQVIAPGVLIWIAMKDQRIVGTIQLHLAMKPNSSHRAEVAKLMVHPGSRRNGIARLLMQSMEASARLEGRTLLILDTRSGDPSNLLYRSLGYIEAGRIPDYARSSSGELHETVLYYKQIKTI, encoded by the coding sequence ATGACGACAGGAGAAGTTATCATACATGAAATCCATTCATTGGGTCCGGATATACGTCAAGAATTGGCGAAGTTATTAATCCAAGCGGTGGAAGATGGAGCATCGCTGGGATTCTTATCCCCTTTAAGCGATGAGGATGCCATGAACTACTGGGAGCAAGTAATCGCGCCTGGCGTCCTGATATGGATCGCGATGAAAGATCAGCGGATTGTCGGAACAATCCAGTTGCATCTTGCTATGAAGCCCAATTCGTCTCATCGTGCGGAAGTGGCGAAACTAATGGTGCATCCGGGTTCACGCAGAAACGGAATCGCCCGCTTGCTGATGCAATCCATGGAGGCAAGCGCCCGGCTGGAAGGGAGAACGCTATTGATATTGGATACTAGATCAGGCGATCCGTCCAATCTTCTATATCGTTCATTGGGTTATATTGAAGCGGGACGTATTCCCGACTATGCGAGATCATCCAGCGGGGAACTGCACGAAACGGTCCTGTACTATAAACAGATCAAAACTATATAA
- a CDS encoding GNAT family N-acetyltransferase → MITFREMHLKDADSIQHIDRSERIERIYRMNNGQLIEIEAGHECENWNAGQVQELIQRLKLQLENGGKAYGAFDGELLIGFGVLACPFRGKNNDQLQVDLMYVSRNYRRQGIGSRIMQALSREAVARGAKYLYISSTESESAVHFYQHCGSELTHEVDPELFELEPEDIHMIKKL, encoded by the coding sequence ATGATTACGTTCAGAGAAATGCATCTTAAGGATGCCGACAGCATTCAACATATAGACCGGTCGGAGCGAATCGAACGAATTTACCGCATGAACAATGGCCAGCTTATCGAGATCGAAGCAGGGCATGAATGCGAGAATTGGAATGCCGGACAGGTGCAGGAGCTCATCCAACGGTTAAAACTCCAATTGGAGAATGGCGGAAAAGCTTACGGCGCATTCGACGGTGAGCTTCTGATCGGATTCGGGGTGCTGGCCTGCCCATTCAGGGGGAAGAACAACGATCAACTGCAAGTGGATCTCATGTATGTTTCAAGGAACTATCGGCGGCAAGGAATAGGCAGCCGAATCATGCAAGCATTGAGTCGAGAAGCCGTGGCCAGAGGGGCCAAATATTTATACATCTCCTCGACGGAATCGGAGTCTGCCGTTCATTTCTATCAACATTGCGGGAGTGAGCTAACGCACGAAGTCGATCCGGAATTGTTCGAGTTAGAGCCTGAAGATATTCATATGATAAAGAAATTATAG
- a CDS encoding adenylate kinase, translating into MNIILLGLPGAGKGTQAKIIIEHHHIPHISTGEILRQAAEAQTKLGLLAKGYMSKGELVPDEITIGIATNRLRDADCQNGFLLDGFPRNVVQAQALNGFMIANSKVIDHVIYVEVREELLLERLTGRRTCAGCGATYHVVYQPPRIRNQCDQCSGKLKQRDDDREATVRERLRINKHLTVQLLDYYKPEGSLRVIDGSKGIKEVTEDLIGLFRI; encoded by the coding sequence ATGAATATCATCTTGCTGGGATTACCCGGCGCAGGCAAAGGAACGCAAGCCAAAATCATCATTGAACATCATCATATCCCGCATATCTCAACAGGAGAAATATTGCGGCAAGCCGCCGAAGCGCAAACGAAGTTAGGCCTTCTGGCCAAAGGATATATGAGTAAGGGGGAACTGGTTCCCGACGAAATCACGATAGGGATCGCAACGAACCGGCTGCGCGATGCGGATTGCCAGAATGGATTTCTGCTCGACGGCTTCCCCAGGAATGTCGTACAGGCGCAGGCGTTGAATGGTTTTATGATTGCCAATTCCAAGGTTATCGACCATGTGATCTATGTTGAGGTTAGGGAAGAGCTATTATTGGAGAGGTTAACCGGCAGAAGAACCTGTGCAGGATGCGGCGCAACCTACCATGTTGTCTATCAGCCGCCGCGCATACGGAATCAATGCGATCAATGCAGCGGGAAGCTAAAGCAGCGAGATGATGATCGGGAAGCAACGGTTAGAGAACGTTTAAGAATCAACAAGCACCTCACCGTCCAGCTCTTGGATTACTATAAGCCGGAGGGGAGCTTGCGAGTGATTGACGGCTCGAAGGGAATTAAAGAGGTAACCGAAGATTTGATCGGTTTATTCCGAATCTAG
- a CDS encoding exo-alpha-sialidase has translation MSGYENNRPWSFPRTGDLYKFAGSEAAGTELHITRLAPGDGRIELDWQYQGDRTGSGHGGLAYQIAYGLRGESDTLVITSQSLVPAGTVLHRACINGLKNGADYELTVTAVIAATGEPIAASATRLFRAGPIPGTVINYIHPEDYAYGFSGRSPASPSIARLPDGRLVASHDIYWGEAGQNLSKVFSSDDNGESWWFIADLYPCFWGKLFVHREALYMLATSTEYGDLLIGRSDDGGETWSAPVRLIAGGSRETGGPHKSSMPVTVHNGRIWSAIDYGSWSIQGLHASGVISAPVDADLLDAASWTSTPFLPYDSNWTNAVKGGIRTNLLEGNVVVTPDGRLINLLRYECYGASQEYGKAIYLEIDPAVPDATPVFGKVIDFPNNNSKFSVYFDAPSGLYWSLVNRYVAHVGQRNVLTLVCSKDTEQWQVVKDIIDYERNGWVEDYKMVGFQYVDWIVTGEDLLFVSRTAINGAANYHNANYLTFHRIERFRFLAEQ, from the coding sequence ATGTCCGGTTACGAAAACAATCGGCCTTGGAGCTTTCCGAGGACCGGCGATCTGTACAAATTTGCGGGGAGCGAAGCCGCGGGAACGGAGCTGCACATAACCCGCCTCGCGCCGGGGGACGGCAGAATTGAGCTGGATTGGCAGTACCAAGGGGACCGGACCGGATCGGGTCATGGCGGCTTGGCTTATCAGATCGCTTATGGACTGCGCGGCGAGAGCGATACATTAGTGATCACGTCTCAAAGCCTTGTACCCGCGGGAACGGTGCTGCACCGTGCATGTATTAATGGTCTTAAGAACGGAGCCGATTATGAGCTGACTGTTACTGCCGTCATTGCTGCCACCGGCGAACCGATTGCAGCAAGCGCAACGAGGTTGTTTCGCGCAGGGCCTATACCGGGAACGGTCATCAACTACATTCATCCGGAAGATTACGCTTACGGCTTCTCCGGCCGCTCGCCGGCCAGTCCATCCATCGCGCGGCTCCCCGACGGCAGGCTGGTCGCTTCCCATGACATCTATTGGGGGGAAGCCGGGCAGAACTTGAGCAAAGTGTTTAGCTCCGACGATAACGGGGAGAGCTGGTGGTTCATCGCCGACCTATACCCGTGCTTCTGGGGCAAGCTGTTCGTGCATCGGGAAGCGCTCTATATGCTGGCGACAAGCACCGAGTATGGCGATTTGTTAATCGGCCGATCCGACGATGGCGGCGAGACCTGGTCAGCCCCGGTACGCTTGATCGCAGGCGGTTCCAGAGAGACGGGCGGGCCGCATAAATCGTCAATGCCGGTCACGGTCCATAACGGGCGCATATGGTCGGCGATCGACTATGGTTCATGGTCGATCCAAGGGCTGCACGCATCGGGTGTCATCTCCGCTCCGGTCGATGCCGATCTGCTGGACGCCGCGAGCTGGACTTCGACGCCATTCCTGCCCTACGACAGCAATTGGACGAATGCGGTTAAGGGAGGCATACGTACGAATCTATTGGAAGGGAACGTCGTCGTAACGCCTGATGGCCGCCTGATCAATTTGCTGCGGTATGAATGCTATGGAGCCTCGCAGGAATACGGCAAAGCGATCTATTTGGAGATTGATCCGGCTGTGCCGGATGCGACGCCCGTATTCGGCAAAGTGATCGATTTTCCGAACAATAATAGTAAGTTCTCCGTCTATTTCGATGCTCCATCCGGTCTCTATTGGTCGCTTGTCAACCGGTATGTTGCTCATGTCGGTCAGCGCAATGTATTGACGCTCGTCTGTTCGAAGGACACGGAACAATGGCAGGTTGTGAAGGATATCATCGACTATGAGCGCAATGGCTGGGTCGAGGACTATAAGATGGTTGGATTCCAGTACGTGGACTGGATCGTTACGGGAGAAGACTTGTTGTTCGTATCGCGGACGGCGATTAACGGGGCGGCTAACTATCATAATGCCAACTATTTGACCTTTCATCGCATCGAGCGTTTTCGTTTTCTAGCGGAACAATGA
- a CDS encoding ABC transporter ATP-binding protein: MLSLNQVSKHYDNKKQRHGKPVRAVHEVTFELRPNEIFALIGESGSGKSTLAEMIVGLQKPTAGSISWSERPSSVQMVFQNPDRSMNPYWKIKDIIAEPLILSKHKKKAALEQASRLAEKVKLPRDILDRYPTECSGGQKQRIAIARALTMSPKLLVADEITSALDPSIEAEIMQLLLSLKHAEGMSILYITHRIETITSFADRVAVMRNGVIEALGMTNDVLLHSTSAYTQALMNACLYGDDKRGAGSLA; this comes from the coding sequence TTGCTGAGCCTGAATCAAGTTTCCAAGCATTATGACAACAAGAAGCAAAGGCATGGGAAGCCGGTGCGAGCCGTCCATGAAGTAACTTTCGAGCTGCGGCCGAACGAAATATTCGCGCTAATAGGCGAGAGCGGATCGGGTAAATCTACGTTGGCCGAAATGATTGTCGGTCTGCAGAAGCCGACGGCGGGCTCGATCAGTTGGAGCGAACGGCCCTCTTCCGTCCAAATGGTGTTTCAAAACCCGGACCGTTCTATGAATCCTTATTGGAAAATAAAGGATATAATCGCAGAGCCGCTCATTCTAAGCAAGCACAAGAAGAAGGCCGCATTGGAGCAAGCGAGTCGGCTTGCCGAGAAGGTTAAGCTGCCGCGGGATATATTGGATCGCTATCCGACGGAATGCTCCGGCGGACAGAAACAGCGGATCGCGATTGCAAGAGCGCTTACGATGTCGCCTAAGCTGCTCGTAGCCGACGAAATCACTTCTGCGCTGGACCCTTCCATCGAAGCGGAAATCATGCAGCTGCTGCTTTCCTTGAAGCATGCGGAAGGGATGTCCATTCTCTATATCACGCATCGCATCGAGACGATCACAAGCTTCGCAGATCGTGTTGCCGTCATGAGGAACGGGGTGATCGAAGCGTTGGGTATGACGAATGACGTCCTGCTGCACTCCACATCCGCGTATACGCAAGCCTTGATGAATGCTTGCTTGTATGGAGACGATAAGCGAGGCGCCGGCAGCTTGGCGTGA